The following proteins are co-located in the Candidatus Accumulibacter cognatus genome:
- a CDS encoding IS66 family transposase, giving the protein MDELPDLEKLSVAEKEQLIRELWPLRALVRDLAAQVTALQLKVTELEARLATNSRNSSKPPSSDGLNKPQPKSLRKCGERPTGGQKGHQGHGLKKVAEPDRIVTHAPPSHCAECQRPLPERSVVETRQVFDLPPLRFEVTEHQVLAAQCACGKICRGEFPPGISAPVQYGPAAMAAAVHLTHHHMMPVQRTAALMGDFFGLPMAEATVLAASEEAAVRLAPTVALMGEAIQTAEVAHADETGMRVAGKLHWMHALVTATLTWVGCHEKRGKRAFDALGILPGFLGTLIHDGWKPYRDLLCKHGLCNAHHLRELTYLFEELQQAWAGRLIELLVAACHEVNQAGGSLPVERVALWRNRYTEILSEGEVLNPQAEKSGKRGRTRQSKATNLLWRLRTYADDVWRFASDPSVPFSNNLAEQAVRMPKVKQKISGGFRTRNGADTFCTIRSYLATLHKQGSNLFHALTLTFQGQPPQPRLA; this is encoded by the coding sequence ATGGACGAACTTCCCGACCTTGAAAAGCTGAGCGTTGCCGAGAAGGAGCAGTTGATCCGTGAGCTGTGGCCGCTGCGGGCGCTGGTTCGTGATCTGGCGGCGCAAGTGACAGCCCTTCAATTGAAGGTCACGGAACTGGAAGCGCGGCTGGCGACCAACAGTCGAAATTCGAGCAAGCCACCGTCTTCGGACGGTCTGAACAAGCCGCAGCCCAAATCTCTGCGCAAATGCGGGGAACGCCCGACGGGCGGGCAGAAAGGGCACCAGGGGCATGGTCTCAAGAAGGTTGCCGAACCGGATCGGATCGTGACGCATGCGCCACCGTCGCACTGCGCAGAGTGCCAGCGTCCCTTGCCCGAGAGATCGGTGGTCGAAACCCGTCAGGTGTTCGATTTGCCGCCGTTGCGCTTCGAGGTGACGGAGCATCAGGTTCTGGCGGCGCAGTGCGCCTGCGGCAAGATTTGCCGCGGCGAGTTTCCTCCCGGCATTTCTGCGCCGGTGCAGTATGGTCCGGCGGCCATGGCTGCCGCTGTTCATCTCACGCACCACCACATGATGCCGGTACAACGCACGGCGGCGTTGATGGGCGATTTCTTTGGCCTGCCGATGGCTGAGGCGACGGTGCTGGCGGCCAGCGAAGAGGCGGCTGTTCGCCTGGCGCCGACCGTGGCCTTGATGGGTGAAGCCATCCAAACGGCCGAGGTCGCTCATGCGGACGAAACCGGGATGCGGGTGGCCGGTAAGCTGCACTGGATGCACGCGCTGGTGACGGCGACGCTCACCTGGGTCGGCTGTCACGAGAAACGGGGCAAGCGGGCCTTCGATGCGCTGGGGATTCTCCCCGGCTTTCTGGGCACACTGATCCACGACGGCTGGAAACCTTACCGCGATCTGCTGTGCAAGCACGGGCTGTGCAATGCCCATCACCTGCGGGAATTGACCTATCTTTTCGAGGAACTCCAGCAGGCTTGGGCAGGCCGCCTGATCGAACTTCTGGTGGCTGCCTGCCATGAGGTGAACCAGGCGGGCGGTTCGCTACCCGTCGAACGCGTTGCGCTGTGGCGTAACCGATATACCGAAATTCTCAGCGAAGGCGAGGTCCTCAATCCGCAGGCGGAAAAATCGGGGAAGCGCGGACGAACACGACAGAGCAAGGCGACCAACCTCCTCTGGCGCTTGCGCACCTATGCCGATGATGTCTGGCGCTTCGCTTCTGACCCCAGCGTCCCGTTCTCCAACAACCTTGCCGAGCAGGCGGTTCGCATGCCGAAGGTCAAACAGAAGATCTCCGGCGGCTTCCGGACCAGAAACGGCGCCGATACCTTTTGCACGATCCGTTCCTACCTTGCCACCCTGCACAAGCAAGGGAGCAATCTCTTTCACGCCCTCACGCTGACTTTCCAAGGCCAACCTCCTCAGCCTCGTTTGGCTTGA
- a CDS encoding Hpt domain-containing protein yields the protein MNAPTDFDIGPLTWVKSEIDLALERGDAALQQFTASAADGNGGDLTQIRFCRTHLHQVQGALTIIGLDGVTQFAEALESLLGAFELQERPATPTAVKLVQGALAALRHYLDDLISGQPNQPLRLLPLYREVQSARGLERVFPTDLFFPDLSVPPPLTSPAPKLRRVEFEHRLHQQRAHFQHGLLSWLRAPLDAQGIDEMRNAVKRIAALQKTASARAFWWVATAFLTALGEQTLPADADARQLCSRIDLQTRRLLEGSNNVAERLMRDALYLVGKANSDNLLVRRVQDTYQLAALMPGVASPAPVAVESVRRRLREAIAATEEAWSRFCAGTMQVLPLFRTHTSTLLTLVEELDHSDYRRLVQAIADVAGLLTQYPSRHTEALAMETATAILLAQNAQENIQYLDSSFAHQVNVMVDRIQGCIAGTPPRPESELPSLDEMSRLAQEKMVVGQVAREITSNLAQIEQVLDGFFRDAEKRADLNGLETPLRQVIGALTMMRHDDAVAVLRQCAKDIATFSEADYVPQVADFENVAEQLSLVGFFVDAMQHGTTDFATFVNKMQTAAARKQDDTAVSVEQELEQQKRDTHALLVALKEQPSDPGLRQEVRQNLTALQKDADLIADKQLGQQTKHVLSALAGGGDAAQQIDAAMATLKQQTPEAPPPSAETIQLAQASAEEVDAELVEIFLDEADEVLASIHEHLRLLHEQPHDTELLTAIRRSAHTLKGSGRMVGLKDFGEAAWSIEQVLNLWLRQEQEVTPALFDLLEQAYRVFLAWVEHLKTRRGHAPDVTGMVALANSLRDGSEVGLLSVLPGEAETPRSEHPAATTAAIPEEAGADTLTQVTAVAQPPRAQLSIDRELAEIFNQEAGAHLATLQREFAVLEKDQSAPTTHEMYRAAHTLAGIAGTVGIVAVKDLAHALELALLRRNHAEHPDSLEAFACIQQAIGALALMLSDVVGQHQPEAAPTLVEILDTLYPEPAVEKPEAPATTDKPERIVSGKGAKDAAAVPADIPVATAVEAPPLHDELDEQLLPLFLEEALDLNQNIATQLHAWRSNPSDGEAVRRLARLFHTLKGSARMAGAMNLGELTHAIETRMQEAQETSSAPLQLIDDIDNAFDVIVQIVERLQHGESADAPVEISDAAASELAAEHSAEGPALAAEQSTTTSPQEVEGEVAAQRATLRVRADLIDRLVNEAGELSIARSRIEGEMRAIKGSLLDLTENVIRLRRQLRDIEIQAELQMQSRVGQSSELHTDFDPLEFDRFTRFQELTRMMAESVNDVATVQQNLLKNLDDANAAIVAQARLNREVQQELMSVRMVPFVSIADRLYRIVRQAGKEIGKRANLEIQGAQLELDRTVLEKMVAPLEHMLRNAIVHGLEDAPTRLAKGKPEIGEISLKLAQEGNEIILSLSDDGTGLNLDRLRTRGLSAGLLTEDEARDPTRVVDLIFAPGISTASEVSRLSGRGIGMDVLKSEVNSLGGRIEVLSSPGQGTTFRLYLPLTLAVTKALLVRSSNRQYAIPSAMIEQVLDLKEQMLTRIREAKEAVWTGNHYPFSYLPHLLGETRALPEKHSQYWVLLLRSGSKRIAMQVDELLGNQEIVVKNIGPQLARVIGVDGATVLGNGQVVLILNPIALASRDRTASAVSPVPTVRQPVATDSVTATLPTIMIVDDSLTVRKITSRLLAREGYQVMTAKDGVDALEQLVALVPDVLLVDIEMPRMDGFEFTRNVRADKRLSTVPIIMITSRTADKHRQYAIELGVNHYLGKPYQEEELLRLVAGHVREQRQA from the coding sequence ATGAATGCCCCGACGGACTTCGATATCGGCCCGCTGACCTGGGTCAAGAGCGAGATCGACCTCGCCCTCGAGCGAGGCGACGCGGCGTTGCAACAGTTTACTGCGAGCGCTGCCGATGGGAACGGCGGCGACCTCACGCAAATCAGATTCTGCCGCACCCATTTGCACCAGGTGCAGGGCGCCCTGACGATCATCGGTCTGGATGGTGTGACCCAGTTTGCCGAAGCGCTGGAGTCGCTGCTGGGGGCCTTCGAACTGCAGGAGCGTCCTGCCACCCCTACGGCTGTCAAACTCGTACAAGGAGCACTGGCAGCGCTTCGCCATTATCTCGATGATCTGATCAGCGGCCAACCGAACCAGCCACTCCGGCTATTGCCGCTGTACCGTGAAGTGCAGTCGGCACGCGGACTCGAACGTGTCTTCCCAACCGATCTGTTCTTCCCCGACCTCAGCGTCCCGCCGCCCCTGACCAGCCCGGCGCCAAAACTTCGCCGTGTTGAATTTGAGCACCGCCTCCATCAGCAGCGCGCACACTTCCAGCATGGCCTGCTGTCGTGGTTGCGCGCACCCCTGGATGCCCAGGGCATAGACGAAATGCGCAACGCCGTCAAACGGATTGCAGCCCTCCAGAAAACCGCGTCGGCACGCGCGTTCTGGTGGGTCGCCACGGCTTTCCTGACCGCTCTGGGCGAACAGACCTTGCCGGCGGATGCGGATGCCCGGCAACTCTGCAGTCGCATCGATCTGCAGACTCGCCGGCTCCTCGAAGGTTCGAACAATGTCGCCGAACGCCTGATGCGCGATGCGCTGTATCTGGTCGGCAAGGCCAACAGCGACAACCTGCTCGTACGCCGGGTCCAGGATACTTACCAGTTGGCCGCATTGATGCCCGGTGTTGCCAGCCCAGCTCCGGTCGCAGTGGAGTCCGTCCGCCGCCGTTTGCGCGAAGCGATCGCAGCCACCGAAGAGGCCTGGAGCCGGTTCTGCGCCGGTACCATGCAGGTTCTGCCCCTGTTCAGGACCCATACCAGTACGCTGTTGACCCTGGTCGAAGAGCTGGACCACTCTGACTATCGTCGTCTGGTGCAGGCTATTGCCGATGTGGCCGGCCTGCTGACGCAATACCCGTCTCGCCATACCGAAGCCCTGGCCATGGAAACCGCGACGGCCATCCTGCTTGCCCAGAACGCGCAGGAAAACATCCAGTACCTGGACAGCAGTTTCGCGCACCAGGTCAATGTGATGGTCGACCGGATCCAGGGCTGTATTGCCGGCACGCCACCGCGCCCGGAATCGGAGTTGCCGTCGCTCGACGAAATGTCGCGCCTGGCACAGGAAAAAATGGTCGTTGGTCAGGTCGCCCGGGAGATCACCAGCAACCTCGCACAAATCGAACAGGTCCTCGATGGCTTTTTCCGTGATGCCGAGAAACGTGCCGATCTGAACGGACTGGAGACCCCGCTACGACAAGTCATCGGTGCGCTGACCATGATGCGCCACGATGATGCCGTGGCCGTTCTGAGGCAATGTGCGAAAGACATTGCGACCTTCTCTGAAGCGGACTATGTTCCGCAGGTGGCCGACTTCGAAAACGTCGCCGAGCAACTCTCGCTGGTCGGTTTCTTTGTCGATGCCATGCAGCACGGCACGACCGATTTTGCGACATTCGTCAACAAGATGCAGACGGCTGCGGCCCGCAAGCAGGACGACACGGCGGTAAGCGTCGAACAGGAGCTGGAGCAGCAAAAACGCGATACGCACGCCTTGCTGGTGGCCCTCAAGGAGCAGCCCAGCGATCCCGGGCTGCGCCAGGAGGTCCGGCAAAATCTGACGGCACTGCAAAAGGATGCCGACCTGATTGCCGACAAGCAACTCGGACAGCAAACCAAACATGTGCTGTCGGCACTGGCTGGCGGCGGCGATGCCGCGCAGCAGATCGACGCGGCCATGGCGACACTCAAGCAGCAGACGCCGGAAGCCCCCCCGCCCTCAGCAGAAACCATTCAGCTCGCACAGGCCAGCGCCGAAGAAGTCGACGCCGAGCTGGTCGAGATCTTCCTTGACGAAGCCGACGAGGTCCTGGCCAGCATTCATGAACACTTGCGCCTGCTGCACGAGCAACCGCACGACACGGAACTGCTGACGGCCATCCGTCGTTCCGCGCACACCCTCAAGGGCAGCGGCCGGATGGTCGGACTCAAGGATTTCGGAGAAGCGGCGTGGTCGATTGAACAGGTTCTCAACCTCTGGTTAAGGCAGGAACAGGAAGTCACGCCAGCTCTCTTCGACCTGCTCGAACAGGCTTACCGCGTTTTTCTCGCGTGGGTCGAGCATCTCAAGACCAGGCGCGGCCATGCCCCTGACGTGACGGGGATGGTCGCTCTGGCCAATTCCCTTCGCGACGGCAGTGAGGTCGGCCTCCTGTCTGTGCTGCCAGGCGAGGCCGAAACGCCACGGAGCGAACACCCGGCGGCGACCACAGCCGCCATTCCAGAGGAAGCAGGCGCCGACACCTTGACTCAGGTCACCGCCGTTGCACAGCCCCCCCGCGCACAGCTTTCGATCGACCGGGAACTGGCCGAAATCTTCAACCAAGAAGCGGGCGCTCACCTGGCCACCCTGCAGCGCGAGTTCGCGGTCCTCGAAAAAGACCAGTCCGCTCCGACAACGCACGAAATGTACCGAGCGGCGCATACCCTTGCCGGCATCGCCGGAACCGTCGGTATCGTGGCGGTCAAGGATCTGGCGCACGCACTCGAACTGGCGCTGTTGCGCCGCAATCACGCCGAACATCCCGATAGCCTCGAAGCATTTGCCTGCATCCAGCAGGCAATCGGCGCACTCGCCTTGATGCTCTCAGATGTGGTAGGTCAACACCAGCCTGAAGCAGCACCCACTCTGGTCGAGATACTCGACACGCTCTACCCGGAGCCGGCTGTCGAAAAACCCGAGGCGCCGGCCACGACTGACAAGCCAGAACGGATTGTCTCCGGGAAAGGTGCGAAGGATGCCGCAGCCGTACCTGCCGACATCCCGGTGGCCACTGCGGTCGAAGCGCCGCCACTGCATGACGAACTTGACGAGCAACTGCTTCCCCTGTTTCTTGAAGAGGCGCTCGATCTCAACCAGAACATTGCCACGCAGCTACACGCCTGGCGCAGCAATCCCTCTGATGGCGAAGCCGTGCGCCGGCTGGCGCGTCTCTTCCATACGCTCAAGGGTAGCGCGCGCATGGCCGGCGCGATGAACCTTGGCGAACTCACGCACGCCATTGAAACGCGCATGCAGGAAGCGCAGGAGACAAGCAGTGCGCCATTGCAACTGATCGACGACATCGACAATGCTTTCGACGTGATCGTGCAGATTGTCGAGCGATTGCAGCACGGCGAGTCTGCAGACGCACCGGTCGAGATATCCGACGCGGCGGCGTCGGAACTGGCCGCTGAGCACTCTGCCGAAGGCCCCGCCTTGGCCGCCGAACAGAGTACGACTACCAGCCCGCAGGAAGTCGAGGGCGAAGTCGCCGCACAACGCGCCACCCTACGGGTGCGTGCTGACTTGATCGACCGGCTGGTCAACGAAGCTGGCGAATTGTCGATCGCCCGCTCGCGGATTGAAGGCGAGATGCGAGCCATCAAGGGATCGCTGCTCGACCTGACCGAGAATGTCATCCGTCTGCGTCGGCAGTTGCGCGACATCGAGATCCAGGCCGAACTGCAGATGCAGTCACGTGTCGGTCAGAGCTCTGAACTGCATACCGATTTCGACCCCCTGGAATTCGACCGCTTCACGCGCTTCCAGGAACTGACACGGATGATGGCCGAATCAGTCAATGACGTCGCCACGGTCCAGCAGAATCTGCTCAAGAATCTTGACGATGCCAACGCAGCCATCGTCGCGCAGGCGCGTCTGAACCGCGAAGTGCAGCAGGAATTGATGTCGGTACGCATGGTGCCATTCGTCAGTATTGCCGATCGTCTTTACCGGATCGTCCGGCAAGCCGGCAAGGAGATCGGCAAACGGGCGAACCTTGAAATCCAGGGCGCCCAACTCGAACTCGACCGGACGGTGCTCGAAAAAATGGTCGCGCCGCTTGAACACATGCTGCGCAACGCCATCGTGCATGGCCTCGAAGATGCACCCACGCGGCTGGCCAAGGGCAAGCCCGAGATTGGCGAGATCTCGTTGAAGCTGGCACAGGAAGGCAACGAAATCATTCTCTCCCTCTCCGATGACGGTACCGGCCTCAACCTCGACCGACTGCGCACGCGCGGTCTGAGTGCCGGCCTGTTGACCGAGGACGAGGCCCGTGATCCGACGCGCGTGGTGGATCTGATATTTGCACCGGGCATATCGACGGCAAGCGAGGTGTCACGCCTTTCCGGGCGTGGCATCGGAATGGACGTACTGAAAAGCGAAGTGAACAGCTTGGGCGGCCGCATTGAAGTCCTCTCGAGTCCAGGCCAGGGGACGACGTTCCGCCTTTACCTGCCGCTCACCCTGGCGGTCACCAAAGCCTTGCTGGTACGCTCCAGCAACCGGCAGTACGCGATCCCGTCGGCCATGATCGAGCAGGTGCTGGATCTCAAGGAGCAGATGCTGACCCGGATTCGTGAAGCCAAGGAAGCCGTCTGGACCGGAAATCATTATCCGTTCAGCTACCTGCCTCACCTTCTCGGCGAGACCCGCGCGCTACCGGAAAAGCATTCCCAGTACTGGGTCCTGCTGTTACGCAGCGGCAGCAAGCGAATCGCGATGCAGGTCGACGAGCTGCTGGGCAATCAGGAAATCGTCGTCAAGAACATCGGACCTCAACTGGCGAGGGTGATCGGCGTCGATGGCGCAACGGTTCTCGGTAATGGTCAGGTGGTGCTGATCCTGAACCCGATTGCCCTGGCCAGCCGCGATCGCACGGCGAGCGCGGTCTCGCCGGTGCCCACGGTTCGACAACCGGTCGCAACGGACAGCGTCACCGCGACCTTGCCGACGATCATGATCGTGGACGACTCGCTGACCGTGCGCAAGATCACCAGTCGCCTGCTGGCACGTGAAGGCTACCAGGTGATGACCGCCAAGGACGGCGTCGATGCGCTTGAACAACTGGTCGCGCTGGTCCCGGACGTGCTGCTGGTCGATATTGAAATGCCGCGCATGGACGGCTTCGAGTTCACCCGCAACGTGCGTGCCGACAAACGCCTGAGCACGGTTCCGATCATCATGATCACCTCGCGAACTGCAGACAAGCATCGCCAATACGCCATCGAGCTGGGGGTCAATCACTACCTCGGCAAACCCTATCAGGAAGAGGAGTTGCTGCGCCTGGTGGCCGGACATGTCAGGGAGCAGCGCCAGGCCTGA
- a CDS encoding NADH:flavin oxidoreductase/NADH oxidase, with product MSELFSPFQLKSVTFRNRIAIPPMCQYSATDGVVNDWHLAHYTGLARGGAGLVTVEATAVSPEGRITPACTGLWNDAQAQALAPIAAAIKASGAVAGIQIGHAGRKASANRPWEGDDHIPEGDARGWQTLSPSAIPFGANLPKIPQAMSLADIARVRDDFVAAARRAWEAGFEWLELHFAHGYLGQSFFSVHANQRDDPYGGNLENRSRFLLETLVAVRAVWPEHLPLTARFGVLEYDGRDTETLAESIELARAFKRHGLDLLSVSVGFSTPDAVIPWGPAFLAPLAEQIRRAADIPVAAAWGIDNPEIAQNTIASGQLDLVLVGRAHLANPHWPYLAALKLKVKRAAWILPSPYAHWLERYRPA from the coding sequence GTGTCTGAACTGTTCTCCCCTTTCCAACTGAAATCCGTCACCTTCCGCAATCGCATCGCCATACCTCCCATGTGCCAGTATTCCGCAACCGACGGCGTGGTTAACGACTGGCATCTGGCCCATTACACCGGGCTGGCCCGCGGCGGCGCCGGTCTGGTCACCGTCGAGGCGACGGCTGTCTCCCCGGAAGGACGTATTACTCCCGCTTGTACCGGACTCTGGAATGACGCCCAAGCTCAGGCACTGGCGCCCATTGCCGCTGCCATCAAGGCCAGCGGCGCGGTAGCGGGCATCCAGATCGGCCATGCGGGCCGCAAGGCCAGTGCCAACCGTCCTTGGGAGGGTGACGACCATATCCCTGAAGGAGATGCCCGTGGTTGGCAAACGCTCTCGCCTTCAGCCATTCCCTTTGGTGCCAACCTGCCGAAGATACCGCAGGCGATGAGTCTCGCGGACATTGCCCGGGTACGCGACGATTTTGTCGCGGCCGCCCGGCGAGCCTGGGAAGCCGGGTTTGAGTGGCTTGAACTGCACTTTGCCCATGGCTATCTTGGCCAGAGTTTCTTCTCGGTTCATGCCAACCAGCGCGACGACCCATATGGAGGCAACCTTGAGAATCGCAGCCGCTTCCTTCTCGAAACGCTGGTTGCCGTTCGCGCTGTCTGGCCTGAACATCTGCCGCTGACTGCCCGCTTCGGCGTGCTCGAATATGACGGCCGCGACACCGAAACGCTCGCCGAATCGATCGAACTGGCCAGGGCGTTCAAGCGTCACGGGCTGGACCTGCTGAGCGTCAGCGTCGGCTTCTCGACGCCGGACGCGGTCATCCCCTGGGGACCCGCCTTCCTTGCTCCGCTTGCCGAACAGATCCGTCGGGCAGCCGATATTCCGGTCGCGGCTGCCTGGGGTATCGATAACCCCGAAATCGCCCAAAACACGATTGCCAGCGGCCAACTCGATCTGGTATTGGTGGGGCGCGCTCATCTGGCGAATCCTCATTGGCCTTATCTCGCCGCGTTGAAGCTCAAAGTCAAACGCGCCGCCTGGATCCTGCCTTCCCCGTATGCCCACTGGCTGGAACGTTATCGGCCGGCGTAA
- a CDS encoding transposase: MSLAANVCLLLSEWISFLLVAVPPRSRRTFVELLIGCLLNPEGWVTRAIGAIRREAHWTTYYKLIERAQVPVTELSLRLLQLVLTVCPTELVTLILDDTLVLRGAKSGPGISIKHDHNHKANRPTFLNSQCWVTLALVVRVRLGSALTVPIRSWLLEESGQRGKLWGARQLMDSVRGHVQGGRLLIDAWFMRRTLILPLLEQPVRIIGQVRRDTALFLPPEPEPKRRGRQRKYGQRIDAARLETLPVQEMELMLYGKVQRVRVRSVIAVARFLKGLPVRAVWCEMLLPDHTWSRPRLILATETDLSAQQVVAIYAERWAIEPLFHHLKRWWGVANLWQQSKAALELWMQIRSTAYALTQLLALQLWPSFPLMAIAPWRKGAMITAGLFAQGLRMQFIGLPVRDAYDSKSGQFVMPLPGQDQRLQC; the protein is encoded by the coding sequence ATGTCTCTCGCTGCCAACGTCTGCTTGCTACTCTCGGAATGGATTTCCTTTCTCCTGGTGGCGGTGCCACCGCGTTCTCGCCGGACCTTCGTCGAACTGCTGATCGGTTGCCTGCTCAACCCGGAAGGCTGGGTCACGCGGGCCATCGGGGCCATTCGCCGGGAGGCACACTGGACCACCTATTACAAGCTCATCGAGCGAGCACAGGTGCCGGTCACGGAATTGTCGCTGCGTTTGTTACAGCTGGTGCTGACGGTGTGCCCCACCGAACTGGTCACCCTGATCCTCGACGATACGCTGGTTCTGCGCGGCGCGAAGTCCGGGCCGGGGATCAGTATCAAGCACGATCACAACCACAAGGCCAATCGGCCGACCTTTCTGAACAGCCAGTGCTGGGTCACGCTGGCCCTGGTCGTGCGCGTCCGCCTGGGTTCGGCGCTGACGGTGCCGATTCGCTCGTGGCTGCTCGAAGAATCGGGTCAGCGCGGCAAGCTCTGGGGGGCACGCCAACTGATGGACTCGGTCCGGGGGCACGTCCAGGGGGGGCGCTTGCTGATCGATGCCTGGTTCATGCGCCGCACCCTGATTCTTCCGTTGCTCGAACAACCGGTCCGCATCATCGGACAGGTGCGCCGCGATACGGCCTTGTTTCTGCCGCCGGAACCGGAGCCGAAACGCCGAGGCCGCCAGCGCAAGTACGGCCAGCGGATCGATGCGGCGAGGCTCGAAACCTTGCCGGTGCAGGAGATGGAGCTGATGCTGTACGGCAAGGTGCAGCGGGTTCGGGTGCGTTCGGTCATCGCTGTGGCGCGATTCCTGAAGGGGCTCCCGGTACGCGCGGTGTGGTGCGAGATGCTCCTGCCCGATCACACCTGGTCGCGCCCACGCCTGATTCTGGCCACCGAGACCGACCTGTCGGCCCAACAGGTCGTCGCGATCTACGCCGAGCGCTGGGCGATCGAGCCCTTGTTTCACCACCTGAAGCGCTGGTGGGGCGTGGCCAATCTGTGGCAGCAGTCGAAGGCCGCGCTGGAACTGTGGATGCAGATTCGCTCCACGGCCTACGCGTTGACGCAACTGCTCGCCCTGCAGTTGTGGCCGTCCTTTCCGCTGATGGCCATCGCCCCCTGGAGAAAGGGTGCCATGATCACTGCGGGCCTTTTCGCCCAGGGGCTGCGCATGCAATTTATCGGACTTCCCGTGCGCGACGCCTACGACTCGAAGTCCGGTCAATTCGTGATGCCTCTCCCCGGTCAGGATCAGCGTTTGCAGTGTTGA
- a CDS encoding deoxyribodipyrimidine photo-lyase, giving the protein MENAILVWFRRDLRDFDHAALCAALRRGRRVYCAFVFDREILDALEQRCDRRVEFIRESLVELDLALRVRGGALIVRHGWPVSEIPGLAKALGVTAVFTNRDYEPQAKKRDAAVSAALQADGVAFASFKDQALFDGDEVLTQAGRPYTVYTPYRRAWLKRLGDDDWQPHTAGDGRLAALPGASGVPTLAEIGFFRSDLRELGIVPGMSGGRQLLADFRLRMARYHQQRDFPALQGGSHLSVHLRFGTVSIRDLVARAITAGALGDGAEGAATWLSELIWRDFYFMILDRFPQVCERAFKPAYDAIRWEQGASADAAFAAWCMGRTGFPLVDAAMRQLNGTGYMHNRLRMLTASFLIKDLGIDWRRGEAYFARQLNDFDLSANNGGWQWVASSGCDAQPYFRIFNPVTQSQRFDLAGRFIRRYLPELAAVPDQCLHAPWRMSLPEQEACGVRIGRDFPAPLVEHAQARLRTLQRYAVVRPGAAP; this is encoded by the coding sequence ATGGAGAATGCGATTCTGGTCTGGTTCAGGCGCGATTTGCGGGATTTCGATCACGCGGCGCTCTGCGCAGCGCTACGGCGTGGACGCCGCGTCTATTGCGCTTTCGTCTTCGATCGCGAGATCCTCGATGCGCTGGAGCAGCGCTGCGATCGCCGCGTCGAGTTCATTCGCGAGTCACTGGTCGAGCTGGATCTGGCGCTGCGCGTTCGCGGCGGCGCCCTGATCGTACGCCATGGCTGGCCGGTCAGCGAGATTCCGGGCCTGGCCAAGGCGCTGGGGGTGACGGCGGTGTTTACCAATCGCGATTACGAACCGCAGGCGAAGAAACGCGATGCCGCGGTCAGTGCAGCCTTGCAGGCGGATGGAGTGGCCTTCGCGTCGTTCAAGGATCAGGCGCTGTTCGACGGCGACGAAGTACTGACCCAGGCCGGGCGGCCCTACACCGTGTACACGCCTTACAGGAGAGCCTGGCTGAAGCGGCTTGGCGATGATGACTGGCAACCCCACACCGCCGGAGACGGGAGGCTGGCCGCGCTGCCGGGTGCCAGCGGTGTGCCGACGCTGGCAGAAATCGGCTTTTTCCGCAGCGATCTGCGAGAGCTGGGCATCGTGCCGGGGATGTCCGGTGGCCGGCAGCTCCTGGCCGATTTTCGTTTGCGGATGGCGCGCTACCATCAACAGCGTGATTTTCCGGCGCTGCAAGGAGGTTCGCATCTCTCGGTTCATCTACGCTTCGGGACCGTCTCGATTCGCGATCTGGTGGCTCGGGCGATCACTGCCGGCGCCTTGGGCGACGGTGCCGAAGGGGCGGCGACCTGGCTTTCCGAACTCATCTGGCGCGACTTCTATTTCATGATTCTGGACCGCTTTCCGCAGGTCTGCGAGCGCGCGTTCAAGCCGGCGTACGACGCGATTCGCTGGGAACAGGGGGCATCGGCGGACGCGGCCTTTGCCGCCTGGTGCATGGGACGCACCGGTTTTCCACTGGTCGATGCGGCGATGCGGCAGCTCAACGGTACAGGCTACATGCATAACCGCCTGCGCATGCTGACCGCTTCGTTTCTGATCAAGGATCTGGGCATCGACTGGCGGCGCGGTGAGGCCTATTTTGCGCGCCAGCTCAACGATTTCGATCTGTCGGCCAACAACGGGGGCTGGCAATGGGTGGCGTCCAGCGGCTGCGATGCCCAACCCTATTTCCGCATCTTCAACCCGGTGACGCAATCGCAACGCTTTGACCTTGCCGGCAGGTTCATTCGCCGCTACCTGCCCGAGCTGGCCGCTGTCCCCGACCAGTGTCTGCATGCGCCCTGGCGGATGAGTCTGCCCGAGCAGGAGGCCTGTGGCGTGCGCATTGGACGCGATTTCCCGGCGCCGCTGGTCGAGCACGCGCAAGCGCGGCTGCGCACCCTGCAACGCTACGCCGTGGTCAGGCCTGGCGCTGCTCCCTGA